A region from the Silene latifolia isolate original U9 population chromosome 7, ASM4854445v1, whole genome shotgun sequence genome encodes:
- the LOC141593153 gene encoding uncharacterized protein LOC141593153, translated as MAGYVGDWWLQQQQDYTIRNAYDWLGSPCVKVPWAKFVWDTLALPRQCFIGWLVMHRILLTKDRLKRMEVITDVNCVLCAAAPETHSHLFSDCEYSQKCLPILSHSLVCHLPGQGWSDWWTRQKSHSQSLKYQIVAALLALIYAIWWSRNHCRLEGILMRPEFIVARIDEHRKACFAV; from the coding sequence ATGGCTGGTTATGTGGGAGACTGGTGGCTTCAACAACAACAGGATTACACTATTCGTAATGCCTATGATTGGCTTGGCTCTCCTTGTGTGAAAGTGCCCTGGGCAAAGTTTGTTTGGGATACATTAGCTCTTCCTAGACAGTGTTTTATTGGATGGCTTGTGATGCATAGGATATTGCTTACTAAGGATAGGTTGAAGAGAATGGAGGTTATTACTGATGTTAACTGTGTATTGTGTGCTGCTGCACCTGAGACACACTCTCACCTCTTCTCCGACTGTGAGTATAGCCAGAAATGCCTTCCGATTCTGTCTCATAGCTTGGTTTGCCATCTACCTGGGCAGGGTTGGTCTGATTGGTGGACTAGACAGAAATCTCATTCCCAGAGTTTGAAGTATCAGATTGTTGCTGCTCTCTTGGCCCTTATCTATGCAATCTGGTGGAGTAGGAATCATTGTAGACTAGAAGGCATCCTTATGCGTCCTGAGTTTATTGTAGCCAGGATTGACGAACATAGGAAAGCTTGCTTTGCAGTGTAA